In the Candidatus Polarisedimenticolaceae bacterium genome, one interval contains:
- a CDS encoding glycosyltransferase family 39 protein has protein sequence MDANLRWLYRAVAAAAAFLLLLGLDGSALLDPDEARFARTSVEMQRSGDLVVPTFEGRPRLVKPPLVHWIQAFLFWVAGPGEGVARLHAAIATLGSVLLVGWVARRRFGDEGGIWAMAVFATMPLVFGSGRIGMLDALLSVHVFAAVALDLGTPDRPGAQRGIAIGALAGLAFLAKGPVGPLTILVCMLAGRTLAGRDVWPHRRTAAFTLGAFAAVVLPWGLAFVQRIGFDGVAALLHDEVVQRSLEGTAHVEPPWYFGPVLLLGALPWAGPLLSGLVRLIARRNDPEAQTALQAAGALFAGIVMFSLSRGKQPYYILPLFPLAALVATWEIGQELAYPRRRRWASSFVVIVMVSLAVGLGGASALKLEQDLRPAAAVGAAAFALASIAGLWGLLAARPRLVHGGAAIATAVFLVAAIVSAGGPLSERRSARALVASIPALVDPARPVVLAGARAPSLTWYADRIPEHLETAERVGERLGRGDRALFVIAQADLAIVPAKDRERLRELGRVAKFRVFEEAAIPESPAKAPVESLDRPREGR, from the coding sequence GTGGACGCCAATCTCCGCTGGCTTTATCGCGCGGTCGCCGCGGCCGCGGCGTTCCTCCTGCTGCTGGGCCTCGACGGTTCCGCCCTGCTCGACCCCGACGAGGCGCGGTTCGCACGGACCTCGGTCGAGATGCAGCGCTCCGGCGATCTCGTCGTCCCCACGTTCGAGGGTCGGCCGCGCCTCGTGAAGCCTCCGCTCGTGCACTGGATCCAGGCGTTTCTCTTCTGGGTCGCCGGACCGGGGGAAGGGGTCGCGCGGCTGCACGCCGCGATCGCCACCCTCGGATCGGTCCTGCTCGTCGGCTGGGTGGCGCGGCGTCGCTTCGGCGACGAGGGCGGCATCTGGGCGATGGCGGTCTTCGCGACGATGCCGCTCGTCTTCGGCTCGGGACGGATCGGGATGCTCGATGCGCTCCTCTCGGTGCACGTCTTCGCCGCCGTCGCGCTCGACCTCGGGACTCCCGACCGCCCCGGCGCCCAGCGCGGGATCGCGATCGGGGCCCTCGCGGGCCTGGCGTTTCTCGCGAAGGGGCCGGTCGGCCCGCTGACGATCCTCGTCTGCATGCTCGCGGGGCGCACCCTGGCCGGACGCGACGTGTGGCCGCACCGGCGGACGGCGGCGTTCACCCTGGGCGCCTTCGCCGCGGTGGTGCTCCCCTGGGGGCTCGCGTTCGTGCAGCGCATCGGTTTCGACGGGGTCGCCGCGCTGCTGCACGACGAGGTCGTGCAGCGGTCGCTCGAGGGGACGGCGCACGTGGAGCCGCCCTGGTACTTCGGCCCCGTGCTGCTGCTCGGGGCGCTCCCCTGGGCGGGTCCGCTCCTGTCGGGGCTGGTGCGGCTGATCGCGCGCCGGAACGACCCGGAGGCGCAGACGGCGCTCCAGGCCGCCGGGGCGCTCTTCGCCGGCATCGTGATGTTCTCGCTCTCCCGGGGCAAGCAGCCCTATTACATCCTTCCGCTGTTCCCCCTGGCGGCGCTCGTCGCGACGTGGGAGATCGGGCAGGAGCTCGCGTATCCGCGACGGCGCCGGTGGGCGTCGAGCTTCGTCGTGATCGTGATGGTGTCCCTGGCGGTCGGGCTCGGGGGCGCTTCGGCGCTGAAGCTCGAGCAGGACCTCCGGCCGGCGGCCGCGGTCGGCGCGGCGGCGTTCGCCCTCGCGTCGATCGCCGGGTTGTGGGGGCTCCTCGCCGCCCGGCCCCGCCTCGTGCACGGCGGCGCCGCGATCGCGACCGCCGTCTTCCTCGTGGCGGCGATCGTCTCGGCGGGGGGGCCGCTCTCGGAGCGGCGGAGCGCTCGCGCGCTGGTCGCGTCGATTCCCGCGCTCGTCGATCCCGCGAGGCCGGTCGTCCTCGCCGGCGCCCGTGCGCCGAGTCTCACCTGGTATGCCGACCGGATTCCCGAGCACCTCGAGACCGCCGAGCGGGTCGGCGAGCGGCTCGGCCGCGGGGACCGTGCGTTGTTCGTGATCGCCCAGGCCGACCTCGCGATCGTCCCCGCGAAGGACCGCGAGCGCCTGCGCGAGCTCGGCCGCGTCGCGAAGTTCCGGGTCTTCGAGGAAGCGGCGATTCCCGAAAGCCCGGCGAAAGCCCCCGTCGAATCGCTTGACCGTCCCCGGGAGGGGCGTTAG
- a CDS encoding folylpolyglutamate synthase/dihydrofolate synthase family protein — translation MDTVAWLYGLQKLGVKLGLDGIRALLEIADRPDRAFPSILVAGTNGKGSVAAMLDAMLRASGRRTGLYTSPHLVRPNERIRIDGADVDDATLEAGLARVRAYCELGLADARLAAHPSFFEVMTVAALESFRDARVDVAVLEVGLGGRLDATNATEPVAGVITTIGIDHVAQLGASLESIAAEKAHVARKGRPLVTGVTQPAPLGVIRDHARAVGALLVEAHAATLPVDPGEVGLSGAHQRDNARVALVAFERLAAEIGLSPDPRAMREGLRSVRWPARLQWIDGRPAILVDGAHNEDGAQALAAHLDGLRRGRPVLLCAAMRDKDPARILGPIVARSAAVVVARPGVERAADPEELAARLAHPGLPVEACAEVGAALRRACELAGPTGWVLVAGSLYLAGDVLRTLQGGEGAGPVAM, via the coding sequence ATGGACACGGTTGCCTGGCTCTACGGACTTCAGAAACTCGGGGTCAAGCTCGGCCTCGACGGGATCCGCGCGCTGCTCGAGATCGCGGACCGCCCCGATCGCGCCTTCCCTTCGATCCTCGTCGCGGGGACGAACGGGAAGGGATCGGTGGCCGCGATGCTCGACGCGATGCTGCGCGCGTCGGGTCGGAGGACGGGGCTGTACACCTCCCCGCATCTCGTCCGCCCGAACGAGCGGATCCGGATCGACGGAGCCGACGTCGACGACGCGACGCTGGAGGCGGGGCTCGCGCGCGTGCGCGCCTACTGCGAGCTCGGCCTCGCCGACGCGCGCCTGGCGGCGCACCCGTCGTTCTTCGAGGTGATGACCGTCGCCGCGCTCGAGTCGTTCCGGGACGCGCGCGTGGACGTCGCGGTCCTCGAGGTCGGCCTGGGAGGACGCCTCGACGCGACGAACGCGACCGAGCCGGTCGCGGGCGTGATCACCACGATCGGCATCGACCACGTCGCGCAGCTCGGAGCGTCGCTCGAGTCGATCGCGGCGGAGAAGGCGCACGTCGCGCGGAAGGGCCGACCGCTCGTGACGGGGGTGACGCAGCCGGCGCCGCTCGGCGTGATCCGCGACCACGCGCGAGCCGTCGGCGCGCTGCTCGTCGAGGCGCACGCCGCGACGCTCCCCGTCGACCCGGGCGAGGTCGGCCTTTCCGGCGCGCACCAGCGCGACAACGCCCGCGTGGCGCTCGTGGCCTTCGAGCGCCTCGCCGCGGAGATCGGGCTCTCCCCCGACCCGCGCGCGATGCGCGAGGGACTGCGCTCGGTACGCTGGCCCGCGCGCCTGCAGTGGATCGACGGAAGGCCGGCGATCCTCGTGGACGGCGCCCACAACGAGGACGGGGCGCAGGCGCTCGCCGCCCACCTCGACGGGCTGCGTCGCGGACGTCCGGTGCTGCTGTGCGCCGCCATGCGCGACAAGGACCCGGCGCGCATCCTCGGACCGATCGTCGCGCGCAGCGCCGCCGTCGTGGTCGCACGGCCGGGGGTGGAGCGCGCCGCCGACCCGGAAGAGCTCGCCGCGAGGCTCGCGCACCCGGGGCTCCCCGTGGAGGCGTGCGCCGAGGTGGGTGCCGCGCTCCGCCGCGCATGCGAGCTCGCCGGACCGACGGGGTGGGTCCTCGTCGCGGGGTCGTTGTACCTCGCCGGGGACGTGTTGCGTACCCTCCAGGGGGGGGAGGGAGCGGGCCCGGTGGCGATGTAG
- the trmB gene encoding tRNA (guanosine(46)-N7)-methyltransferase TrmB, translating into MRTPKLDASPLRLDPDRSLEGLVWAEVFGRSGPVEIEIGIGKGRFLLAAAAARPDVLHLGVEWANEFLRFAEDRSVKRGLENIRFVRVDAKELVARAIPPASVRAYYVFYPDPWPKKRHQKRRFMNPGTLGDLARTLEPGGWLHVATDHDDYWSVIEPLVNLHPDFERQPVFGGPDFPADPAQPLTNFEAKYVVEGRNRHRGSWRRR; encoded by the coding sequence ATGCGCACCCCCAAGCTCGACGCATCGCCGCTGCGGCTGGATCCCGATCGGTCCCTCGAAGGCCTGGTCTGGGCCGAGGTCTTCGGCCGGTCCGGTCCGGTCGAGATCGAGATCGGGATCGGGAAGGGCCGCTTCCTGCTCGCCGCCGCCGCGGCCCGCCCCGACGTGCTGCACCTCGGGGTCGAGTGGGCGAACGAGTTCCTCCGGTTCGCGGAGGACCGGTCCGTCAAGCGTGGCCTCGAGAACATCCGGTTCGTCCGCGTGGACGCCAAGGAGCTCGTCGCCCGTGCGATCCCCCCGGCTTCGGTCCGCGCGTACTACGTCTTCTACCCCGACCCCTGGCCGAAGAAGCGGCACCAGAAACGGCGCTTCATGAACCCCGGGACCCTCGGAGACCTCGCGCGGACCCTGGAGCCGGGCGGGTGGCTGCACGTCGCCACGGATCACGACGACTACTGGTCGGTGATCGAGCCCCTGGTGAACCTCCATCCCGACTTCGAGCGGCAGCCGGTTTTCGGCGGGCCCGACTTCCCCGCCGACCCCGCGCAGCCGCTCACGAACTTCGAGGCGAAGTACGTGGTCGAGGGGCGCAACCGGCACCGCGG